Below is a genomic region from Rhododendron vialii isolate Sample 1 chromosome 5a, ASM3025357v1.
ACGAAGGATCCATTTACCGCACCTCACACCGTATTTGCAGGGGTCCTCCGTTGTGTCGGTGTCGAGAGACTGTGAGGGTTGGTTTGGGTGGAGCTTCTCTTTGGGCATTCTTTGATTATAAATCCTAAAGTAGGGTCTTGAATTGAACAGTAACACTTGAATAGGTCAAGATCGCAGGCCTAGGATTCCAAACTTATGGTTCCAAATTAAATCCACATAGTGAAACGATAAGactgggaagagagagagagagagagagagaggacctaGGCGCATGTAAGATTTAGAGTTGttcggtgtgtgtgtgtgtgtgtgagggagggagagggagagtgtGAGTtcagagagagatggagagatcaGAAAGAGATCAATGAGACTGTTCGGTGAGAGAAAGAGCACGTTACTTCtgttgagagagagggggaggcaACTTTGCACAGGTTTACGTTGGGGAAGCCAGCTGTAAAAAAGGCTGTCAACGATAAGACTGGGATAAATGATATTTCTAGTTTCCTGGGGGATAAAAGTTATAACCGAACAAGAGTTTTGGATTTGGTTCATAATCTGGGATACAACTACCTAACCGAACAAGGGCTAAGGGTAAGAGTGAGGATCatgcccccccccccaacccaaACGTCCAACTTTGGGCCAATATGATTGATAAGAAAATCCAAACACAGGTTAGAGAAAAATTCAATCTATTGTCAAATATCGCTTATTTTGTATTTCATACTCCCCTTTTATCCAAGTGCGttccattttttgtctttatttatgtAGAATTACAAAACTACCCTTCAtacatttttttccttcacacATGAAAAAGATAATCATGTAATTTCACATCACTACAAACCAAAAAGATGAGTGCATTTGGATAAAAGGAAAGTGTGAAAACCAATTCTCATTTCTAAATTAGAAAAAGTCAATAGAAAAagggagatttagtgataggttcattatagacatttcataagcccacctaatagttttgtaaagccaCAAGTCCACACAATTTAAACCCTGAGGTACcgtatgaaagtgcctaaaaccctaaatcttatgaaagtgcctaaaccactaaaatcctataataggaaagtgcactctaaaactttataaaagtgtctaaaccctagggtaccctacgcTGGGGTAATCTACCTTTCCTTAGAGTACTCTATCCTCTAATAAAAAAGTGCaacctaaaatcttatgaaagtgtctaaacacTAGGGCACCCTACCCTACGTTAGGATACCTTAAAATGGACTtaagaccttacaaaattaatagatagacttgtgggcttatgaagttcacataatAGACATAAGATTAATttttggggaatttttaggccggcccaaaaaattaggttcggacttaatttagtcctgcacaattatttatattttttattccaatcaTGCCCCTTCATGCGCATCAGCGCACGGAACTAGAGAGCATccagtatagaaaaattatccaatgctccatgaacATTGGTGtaccattaaaacattgtttaaatttcaaaaagtcatatcttttattgtagatattcatttttaaaaaaaattatatttttggaacctatttgacgatatctactaaacaagatccacattgaatatgaaattatggaagattaaaaaaatatcacttACTATGAGaactctctatgagaactgtttttatgagaattgtttttatgagaattgtctctatGAGAAGTGTTTATGATAATTATTCCTATGAGAATTAtctttatgagaactatttcggacaaaaatatccttgacTCTGTGAGctagttatgagaactgtcaattctcatagttagttctatgagaactatgtgaaatggctatgtgaatgaaaaatacacagttcaaataatCTCAATACACActaaatacacagttctcatagaaaataagtagttgtcatagaaaatacacagttctaatagacaatactcaattttcaaagaaaatacatagttttcaTAGATAGTTGTcgtggacaatacacagttctcataaaaaatacacaattctcttaaaaaaatacatggttcttatagacagttctcatagaaaatatgcaattctcatagaaaaatacatggttcccatagaaaatacacagttctcatatataatacacagttctcatagaaaatacacagttctcataaaaaaatacacaattctcataaaaaatacacagttctcatggataaATACACAAATCTCCTAGAAAGTACTCATGAACTATGGTTACGAGAACTGAGActatgagagctatatttttagaatcaattcctaaatcatattatttcggacaaaagtACCATTGgatatgtgaactggctataaaaactgccaagtctcatagtcagttctatgagaactactcagttctcatagagaactggTCTTGTGAGCTGAGATATGAGAACTGGCTATATAaattgccaattctcatagtcaattctatgaaAACTGCtagttttcatagtcaattctcataTGAAAAGTAATTGTTCTCATAGAGAGGCTTTGTAAACTGGTTATGAAAAttagactatgtgaactgactatatgaactaaaaaatatatatttcacaTAGTTTTACgatacactaaaatacacaattctcataaaaaatatatagttctcatagaaaacatacggttctaatagacaattttcatggacaatacacagttctcatagaaaaatacgcaaTTTTTATTGTCAGTTTtcatgaacaacacacagttctcatagaaaaatgcacagttctcataaaaaatatacacacgaataaaaattgaacaaaaataaaaaggtaatcaaatcaaaaatatagttataaatgttctcacCGTCATGTCttcaaaaaagtaatcaaagtaaaaaaaagtaatagttcacataggaaataaattgatttagaattgaatttttaattgtcaagtctcatagaaaaatacacagttttcatagaaaatacacttATTTACATAgtctcaccacacactaaaataaatacttttcatagaaaatacatagttctcattgaaaaatatacaattctcatagacagttctcataaataatacacagttctcatagaaaatacataattcttataaacaattttcaaagaaaatacacagttctcatagacaatacacaattctcatagaaaaatacataattctcatagacaaatacacaattcttgtggataatatatagttctcatagaaaatacacagttctcatagactaTTCTCAAAgacaaatacacagttctcataaaaaatacacagttctcataaaaaatatacagtcctcataaaaaatacaaacaaagaaaaattgaaccaaaaaaaaaaatcaaaatcaaatatgagaggttgaaaatacataaatttgacatttaacaaaaaaaacatctaCAAAAAATTGAGTGCTATTGATGGATGGTccagcattcaacaaaaaaatcgattgacattcaataaaatatttaatcaACAAAGATTTCTACCCTTGCTCCGGCGTCTCCAGcgtggatctcaaaaaatttgtgttctaAAATTCggttctcatagacaatcatcacggacaataacagttctcataaaaaaaaacacagttcttataaaaaatataccgttcttatataaaatatacagttctcttaggaagttctcatagaaaatacacaattctcatagataattcttatagaaaaatatacagttctcattgaaaatacatatttctcaaaatttagAGCTTAACTTTCTACATCATTATGAAAATTAGAACCATGTCTTCCAAACACGTGATACGGACCAGTAATAGCTAGGAAAGACATGATTATGGAGATGATGAGATGTTCCATCTTCGATCTCCTCGCACCAGTGTGAATTCGATCATATCTCGAAATTAATTAAAGACGGTAAAGACTGAATTAATTAATGAATTAACAACTCTCAGCAAATTGAATCCACCATTGGCCTCAATTCTCTAACTCGTTGCCACTCATGCGTTCGTCGTCTTATTTATAGGAGTAGCTCCATCGAGTGGAAGCCGTCGCCGGTGCTACTCCTGGCGAACATCGTTGACGATTCTCAAGATGTCGCCACTCATGCAGTCATCGGTGTCATCCTCGGTGAAGGAGAGGAGCTGGCGCTGCTTGATGTAGTGGGCCTCGCCCGGTAATCGCCGCCTATGATGTTCACCGGTGATGTGGCAGAGGAGGACCGTGGTGGTGGCAGCGCAACAGTGATATTGTCGGAGAGGAGATGACAGCAGCGGTGGTCGTCGGCTCTGCTCCGTCATGGAGGGAGAGTGACAAAGAGAGGTGCTGCCGTGCTGGGTCTGGTTTGGGGGGGAGAGGAAGAGATGGGGGAAGGAGTTCAGCTTTTACTCGTGTTAGATCTTTGTGGGCAAAAAAGACATTAAGCAACATAACCGAGGCTATTTAGCATTGGCAAAAATATTCAAGGTTGGGATCAAACTGAACTTAAAAAAGGGAACCGGCTTCTAATTTTCTATTAATTTTTCTATAGAAAGAAACCAATTTGTGGGCTATCATTGAAAATGGGCTTGGCTTGGGCTTGTTCACGGTGACAACAAAGCCCATTTTTCTTGAATTTATACAAACAAAGCCCTTACACCAAAAACGGGTTACTATAAAATCTACTACTGGCATTTTCAGTAGTTGGAAAGGGCTTGCGGCACATTTCAGAAACCCTAATCTCTTCGGCGTCGTTCGGCCAACGCAGCAATGGTGAGCTAcctcagatctctctctctctctctctctctctctctctctctgaagccTAATTTTCTGACGCCTACGCAATTCGTGTTGGGTTTACTACGGTGTTCTTTTTTGAGGAAAGCTCGAATTTGAACTTGCGTATTATTACGTGTTTTTGCAACGATTGCGTCTTTCATTTCCTGCGTTTATGTAGTGGTTCAAATGTTCTTGAACTTGTAGACTGTCTTCAAGCTGTTTTGGTggtgttatttttgttattgaCCTGTATTAGTTAGGATTTTGGAGATTACGAGGGTTTCTCGTGTTTATTTGAGGTTTATAGTAGAGGAATGCCCTTTATCTCGCTTTATTGTTATTCTCGATGTACGTTAGAAAACTACCACCTAACTTATGAGTAACTGTACCTATGATGATCCATGGTTGGGCCTAGCTATTACGTTTTGTGTACACTGTGGTTGTAGATTATTTGAGTCTTGTATGTGGGATCTACAAAATTGGTGGTTGGACAATGGGATATTCTATTCGTTGGGGCTCTTGGTGGATAATCTTATTATGGGTTAAAATTGATGTAGGAGATGAAATTCTAGCTTTTAATCAGCTTGATTCTTTAGTTGACACGGTGCTTTAAATCTACTAGAAAGTAACTGGGGAGCTAAGTTGGGTATGTATTATTCAGGCTTTTGATAGAACTCCTCAGCAATGTTTCCACTTTCCAGTGATGATTGGCACCCAGCTAAGTGGTTTCGTGAATCAGTTTATGCTACTGGTCAAGGACGATGTCTTCTAATTCACAGTTGATTTGTTTATAGAAATCATGTACTACTATTTGTATCTTCCATTGACAGTGATTCTTAAAGTGCCCTTCTACTGATAACCAACACAATGCAGTTTCGATTCCCTTTGAACCTTTTCTGCTCTGTGATGAATAGAAGTACAGATCATGTGTTAGCATCTAACTCTTCTTGGGTGGATTATCCTTGAGACTTTTTATTCCTTTCGTTCTTTGCTTTTTGCTCCTGGTAGGGTTAAGGACTTAGGGGGTCTGTTTTAGACCAATGGACTTTAATTGTATTTGTGAATCATGACATTGAAAACCTCATTGAAATGTGGTCATAAAGGGTGACTGGTGAGCGCAGAAGTGCTGAGCCACCTTCTCTTCTCTCCCTCACTCCTTCCCTCTCTGAAATTTAGCTGGTATTCTTTGGTGTAGTTCTTGGTACATTTTGAATGTTTTATGGCTGCTGTCCAAGAAATTAATAGTGGAAGTAGTTCTGTCATTTTTCGGAgttgtattttttgtgctttgactatttttttatcttctctATCTGTTGCTTAGAGTTTGATAGATCAATAGGTCTTGTGCCGATTTGAGTTTTATAGATGAATACATTTTGctcaagttattttttttctagatCACCCGAACGATAACGAGAAAAAATCCCGCATAGTTTCTGCATTACTATGATGAGTGATGACCCATGGCTGGGCTTAGATAGTAAATTCTGTGTATTAAGTGATAGTgtattggtttatttttcaCAAAAACTTGAAAATTGCTGGTTGGAGCGTTGGACTATGGGACGTTCCATTATTTTAGCCTCAGATGATTATTgtgattttgaattatttttgctGGTTCAAATTATTATAAGGCAGAAGAATTCGAGCGTCTAGGCAATTTGATTCTTTGATGGTATGTGATAAATTCCCAGTGACGTTCCAATAAGGATTGGCCCCTACCTATTTGTTACATTATCTGTGCATGTAATCTTGTCTTAGATAGATAATAATATTGAGCCATCTACTCTTTCCTTAATATTCTTTTTTGCCCCCTTTTGCCTCTATAAGTTGTAGTATTAAAGGCCACATTGAAAGAGTAATCAAGAGTACGTTGATCGTAGCATCATTGGGTGCCAATGTGCCATCTTTTGTTTGCGTTGGAATGTTGCTTTCACAAGATATGATGAAGTCATCTGATTcagaaaatgatgattttgttatgcaTCTTTCGTTAAGGCTCTTTCTTCAATGCAACATGGATAAAAAGTCAGCCGATTGAAACTTACTCCCCAAGTGATCAAATGAGGGTATAAACACAGTTGTCGGCAGTCATAATTATAAAGATGTTAATGTTCTAAAAAACTTAGTGCATCCTTTGCTTTATTTATCTAGAAATGCCTGTGCAGTGCAAATTGTGAAGTATCATCTCGTATCCCTTCTCTGATCTTTAAGATCATGAAGCCTTTTGGTAGAAGCGCAAATTGAAACTATATATTcttgtaaaagaaaaagaaacaggaAAAGCATGCTCTTATCAGATTGgcttttcaaaaattttcccCTGTATTGATTCCTTGTAGGCTGAAGTATACTCTATTTCCTACAGATGGAAGTTTTGTAGTAGAATATGAAAAATGTGATCTCACCAGGTGTAATATGTTGGTGCAGGTGAATGTTCCAAAGACGAAGAAGACATACTGCAAGTCGAAGGATTGCCGAAAGCACACCTTGCATAAGGTAACACAATACAAAAAGGGAAAGGATAGCTTGGCTGCACAAGGCAAGCGCCGTTATGATCGCAAACAATCAGGGTATGGTGGGCAAACTAAACCTGTTTTCCACAAGAAGGTAATTACCCTTTCCTTGCATTCTGTTTATTATTTCGCGTGGCAGTATATACTTTAGAGTTGTGTTTATATTTACTCCAGGAAGAGCCCTATCATGTATAAGTGTTTTATCTTGCCGTGTTAAACTAGAAATTGAGTTCGAAAATGTTGCCCCTTGACTCTGTTTTTCCTAATAGGCGAAAACTACGAAAAAGATTGTGCTGAGGCTGCAATGCCAGGGCTGCAAACATGTATCCCAGCACCCAATCAAGGTTAATTCCTTAACTTACAGACCTTTGTCTTACGTTTTTGTTATTGGCCAAAATGCTCACCGAAATGCCATTGTTTTCGCAGAGGTGCAAACACTTTGAGATTGGTGGAGATAAGAAAGGGAAGGGGACTTCTCTTTTCTAAATGGCAATCTGTGGAAAACAGGACTTGCAGTCTTATTTTATAGTGCTAAGTACCTTGCACTGTCagttggactttttttttttgggtcttaaAATGTGTCTGTGTTTAGAGATTGTGGCCTTTTTGCGTTTTCATTGGAGTTTCTGATGTCTCTCTCGAGGTTAGACAAGATATTCATGATTGCAGTTGTAATATTTCAATCTGATGAATGTTCTTGCAAGGTTGCTGATATGCCTCAGATGAAtggttttgtttaatttttggttAGACTTAATGAATATCTCTGTAGTTGATAGATTTTTCTGCACATATCAGAAGATGCTACGGTCCCTTGAAAAGAGGGCAACGTAGTAACATTTTTCTGTACTATAGCataagagcatcagcagtggaataaacAAATATGACTAATCAAAACATACCacaacaaattttgattatccatttagaagttgctaaagttagtaatgtcaaatctcatattggttattttttgtccataatcaaaaccaaggggccctccaaacttaattttttcatttcatgcatattttttgaaaaaagtggtttttcaaggggaaaaaaaacagtttatgttagaaacagttaaaaaaaaaagttttccaaaaaatacactttgttcacttaaaaacctgtaaatacaattttgagaaattttgaaagaattatatttacaaaaatagttttgaaaatttaaaaattataaatacaattttttaaaaacagattttgtgtaaaaaacagttttctttaaaagagttttgaaatttcaaaaacagatttttgaaaaacaaactttatttacttatagttttcaaaatttttgaaaaaattgttttttgtaaaagaaaaatctgaaaaaaaagaaaaaaaaatctgaaagtttcagttttttaaaattattttttgaaaacattgttgagagagagagagagagagagagagagagagagagagagagagagagagagaatagaatgaaagagagaagatttttgtgtaatgttagtgtacttgattgaaagataaaatttgattattgacaaaatattgctagctttgattattgaagagccaaaatttgatgagttgttaagaggttgctaggtttggttattccaatgtgagcacttttttgatccaatattgttaagtttaacaatttttttgttttgcttattccaccgTGGAATGCTCTAATGCTAGCCCTCATTCTGCATTTTGCTGGCCAAGCATAAGAACTTTTGAGAATCATAACTTTCATCTCAATTTCATTTTAGTAATCACAGAATTACATACAGATTATGTTCGACTAAGAACTATTTATACAAGACTAAGAGCCCTAAAACGGTTACAACAAACTTCTAACTGATCTTGAAACTAATCGCCCAACTCTAGTTAGCTTTACTAAACAAAGTTAACCACAAATCAGTTGGACTTAACTTCTCTTGTAGCTGACGTGTCCTCaacattttgatttggttggtTTGACACACCCCCACAAACTGATGCTGGAAGCTCTGACAGCTTCAGTTTGGCCTTTAGAAAGTTAAAACGGGAGATAGTAAGAGGTTTAGTAAAAATGTCAGCTATTTGGTAAGCAGAAGGGACATATTGAATAAGCAACTGTTTCTTGACCACTTTTTCTCGAACAAAATGGAAATCAACTTCAACATGTTTGGTGCGTGCGTGGAACACGGGATTCGAGGCCAAGGAAATTGCTGAAACGTTGTCACACCATAGAATGGGAGAATCAAAGGAGGACACACGAAGGTCTTTAATGAGTTGAGTGATCCACAAAAGTTCTGCAGTGGTGTTTGCTAAAGCCTTGTACTCTGCTTCAGTAGAAGAACGAGCAACCGTAGCTTGTTTCTTAGCAGACCATGAGATAAGGTTAGGCCCCAAGTAAACACAATAGCCTCCAGTAGACCTTCTGTCCAGAGCATTACccgcccagtcagcatcagaaAATGCTTGCAACTGTAAATCCCCTTTAGTGAACAATAGACCCTGAGTGATTGTGCCTTTGATATACCTCAGTATACGTTTGACAGAAGTAAAATGGCTTTCCAGAGGCGAATGCATGTGCTGACACACGGAATTTACCGCAAAAGAAATCTCTGGTCTTGTCAGAGTTAGATACTGTAAAGAGCCAACTAAAGTTCTATAAAACTCTGGATAAGGATAAAGAGGATCTGGAGTAGCAGAAAGAGGCTTAAGAGAAGAGGGGGAACCACTTGG
It encodes:
- the LOC131325223 gene encoding large ribosomal subunit protein eL42-like, with the protein product MVNVPKTKKTYCKSKDCRKHTLHKVTQYKKGKDSLAAQGKRRYDRKQSGYGGQTKPVFHKKAKTTKKIVLRLQCQGCKHVSQHPIKRCKHFEIGGDKKGKGTSLF